The following coding sequences are from one Calypte anna isolate BGI_N300 chromosome 18, bCalAnn1_v1.p, whole genome shotgun sequence window:
- the C18H17orf75 gene encoding protein Njmu-R1: MLPALADGDERELESSEEGGGAGEERRPERHGSTYHSLYGYRSCRASQQGGGDGGGGTGTGSSAAETPSSQDFSLSLLDTNLPAEAETELRSFIAKRLTKGALFEGMGNVVSVELSIPECKVGCYYCRFQQENLLEMAALDSDVNTPEYVVCFLGGSEKGLELFRLELDKYIQSLKINLVLEQKTLETHVNPYLRSWFENAICPIQRVVQLFQEKLAFLLHAALSYTPVEVKNADEKTEKDISRFLAVAGLQGLVQEGTMTSLCIAMTEEQHKSMVVDCSGPQPQFHNAGSNKFCEDWMHAFVNGAEGGNPFLFRQILENFKLKAIQDINNLKRFIRQAEMNHYALFKCYMFLKNCGSGDILLKIVKVEHAEMPEAKNVVTVLEEFMRETSVA; this comes from the exons ATGCTGCCGGCGCTGGCGGACGGGGATGAGCGGGAGCTGGAGAGCAGCGAggagggcggcggggcgggcgaGGAGCGGCGGCCGGAGCGGCACGGCAGCACCTACCACAGCCTTTACGGCTACCGGAGCTGCAG AGCCTCGCAGCAGGGCGGTGGGGATGGCGGTGGCGGTACCGGTACCGGCAGCTCGGCGGCAGAGACCCCTTCCAGCCAAGACTTCAG cctctCCCTGCTGGACACAAACTTACCAGCTGAAGCCGAGACTGAGTTGCGCAGTTTTATTGCCAAGCGTCTCACTAAAGGAGCCCTGTTTGAAGGAATGGGAAACGTAGTGTCAGTGGAGCTGAG catACCAGAATGTAAAGTTGGTTGTTATTACTGTCGTTTCCAACAAGAAAATCTTCTAGAAATGGCAGCACTGGACTCAGATGTCAACACTCCAGAATATGTGGTTTGTTTCTTAGGTGGCTCAGAGAAGGGTCTGGAACT TTTCAGACTTGAGCTGGACAAATACATTCAAAGCCTGAAGATAAACCTTGTTTTGGAG CAAAAAACCTTGGAGACCCATGTTAACCCCTACTTGAGAAGCTGGTTTGAGAATGCCATATGCCCTATACAGAGAGTGGTACAGCTCTTCCAGGAGAAACTTGCCTTTTTATTACATGCT gcCTTGAGTTATACTCCTGTGGAAGTAAAAAATGCggatgaaaaaacagaaaaagatatTAGCAG GTTTCTGGCAGTTGCTGGTCTCCAAGGACTTGTTCAGGAAGGCACGATGACATCCTTGTGTATTGCCATGACTGAGGAGCAGCACAAGTCAATGGTTGTAGACTGTAGTGGACCTCAGCCTCAGTTTCATAATGCAG GAAGCAACAAATTCTGTGAGGACTGGATGCATGCTTTTGTGAATGGTGCTGAAGGGGGAAATCCATTTCTCTTCCGGCAGATTTTGGAAAACTTTAAATTGAAG GCTATTCAAGACATTAACAACCTGAAGAGGTTCATCCGCCAGGCTGAAATGAACCACTATGCCTTGTTCAAGTGTTACATGTTTCTCAAGAACTGTGGCAGTGGAGACATCCTTTTGAAGATTGTTAAAGTAGAACATGCAGAAATGCCAGAAGCCAAAAACGTAGTGACTGTCCTTGAGGAATTCATGAGAGAAACATCAGTGGCTTGA